Proteins encoded within one genomic window of Cellulomonas flavigena DSM 20109:
- a CDS encoding YggT family protein, translated as MELITGLLYLVVLAFFLLLLVRLVLDWVQVFARDWRPSGVALVVAEITYTVTDPPLRALRRVLPPVGIGSIRLDLAFLVLALTCSLLLSILR; from the coding sequence GTGGAGCTGATCACCGGACTGCTGTACCTGGTCGTCCTCGCGTTCTTCCTGCTGCTGCTGGTCCGTCTCGTGCTCGACTGGGTGCAGGTCTTCGCCCGTGACTGGCGTCCGAGCGGCGTCGCCCTCGTCGTGGCGGAGATCACCTACACGGTGACGGATCCGCCGCTGCGCGCGCTGCGTCGGGTGCTGCCGCCCGTGGGGATCGGTTCGATCCGCCTGGACCTGGCGTTCCTGGTGCTCGCGCTGACGTGCTCGCTCCTGCTCTCGATCCTGCGATGA
- the ftsZ gene encoding cell division protein FtsZ: MAAPQNYLAVIKVVGIGGGGVNAVNRMIEVGLKGVEFIAVNTDAQALLMSDADVKLDVGRELTRGLGAGADPEVGKKAAEDHAEEIEDVLRGADMVFVTAGEGGGTGTGGAPVVARIARSLGALTIGVVTRPFTFEGRRRSVQADAGIDALRAEVDTLIVIPNDRLLSISDRSVSVLDAFHSADQVLLSGVQGITDLITTPGLINLDFADVKSVMQGAGSALMGIGFARGEDRAVQAAEMAISSPLLEASIDGAHGVLLSIQGGSDLGLFEINEAARLVQEAAHAEANIIFGAVIDDALGDEVRVTVIAAGFDGGGPVQRRDARALGQVSGATARQVPPVASVASLPTAAAVPTPRPVHVPDEDLVPVGTTGRAPARPGDAPREVPAFLATQAEPAASTGALEVPRVLAEETRRERDELDVPDFLK, from the coding sequence GTGGCAGCTCCGCAGAACTACCTGGCGGTCATCAAGGTCGTCGGCATCGGCGGGGGCGGCGTCAACGCCGTGAACCGCATGATCGAGGTCGGCCTCAAGGGTGTCGAGTTCATCGCCGTCAACACCGACGCCCAGGCGCTCCTCATGTCGGACGCCGACGTCAAGCTCGACGTCGGCCGCGAGCTCACGCGCGGCCTGGGCGCCGGCGCCGACCCCGAGGTCGGCAAGAAGGCGGCCGAGGACCACGCGGAGGAGATCGAGGACGTCCTGCGCGGCGCCGACATGGTCTTCGTCACCGCGGGCGAGGGCGGCGGCACCGGCACCGGCGGCGCGCCCGTCGTCGCGCGGATCGCGCGCTCGCTGGGCGCCCTGACGATCGGTGTCGTGACGCGCCCGTTCACCTTCGAGGGTCGCCGTCGCTCGGTGCAGGCCGACGCGGGCATCGACGCGCTCCGCGCCGAGGTCGACACCCTCATCGTCATCCCCAACGACCGGCTGCTGTCGATCTCCGACCGCTCGGTCTCGGTGCTCGACGCGTTCCACTCGGCCGACCAGGTCCTGCTGTCCGGTGTCCAGGGCATCACCGACCTCATCACGACGCCGGGTCTCATCAACCTCGACTTCGCCGACGTGAAGTCCGTCATGCAGGGCGCCGGGTCGGCGCTCATGGGCATCGGCTTCGCGCGCGGGGAGGACCGTGCCGTCCAGGCGGCCGAGATGGCGATCTCCTCGCCGCTGCTCGAGGCCAGCATCGACGGTGCGCACGGCGTGCTGCTGTCGATCCAGGGCGGCTCCGACCTCGGGCTGTTCGAGATCAACGAGGCCGCGCGGCTCGTGCAGGAGGCCGCGCACGCCGAGGCCAACATCATCTTCGGCGCCGTCATCGACGACGCCCTGGGGGACGAGGTGCGCGTCACGGTCATCGCCGCCGGGTTCGACGGGGGCGGGCCGGTCCAGCGCCGGGACGCGCGCGCGCTCGGTCAGGTGAGCGGTGCCACGGCACGTCAGGTGCCACCGGTCGCCTCGGTGGCGAGCCTGCCGACCGCTGCCGCGGTGCCGACGCCGCGTCCGGTGCACGTGCCCGACGAGGACCTCGTCCCCGTCGGCACGACCGGCCGGGCGCCGGCACGACCGGGTGACGCCCCGCGCGAGGTGCCGGCCTTCCTGGCGACGCAGGCAGAGCCCGCTGCGTCGACCGGTGCGCTCGAGGTGCCGCGCGTGCTCGCCGAGGAGACGCGGCGAGAGCGCGACGAGCTCGACGTGCCCGACTTCCTCAAGTAG
- the pgeF gene encoding peptidoglycan editing factor PgeF, producing the protein MGAGPGPVGDVVLDLAPLGPGVLAGFTSRAGGRSTGPWHGLNLGTLVGDDPDAVAANRAALERRVGARLVFATQVHGADVAVVGRHDEGGVRADGLVTTSPDVALGVYVADCAPVLLADPVAGVVAAAHAGRPGLVAGVLQATVAQMVRAGADPVRVVAAVGPCIAGSSYEVPEAMRDDVAAAVPEAASCTSAGTPGVDLARGVAAVLRRCGIDVVHTDGRDTYADPALYSHRRAVHDGTGVTGRFAGVVRLLDAPRPPRG; encoded by the coding sequence GTGGGGGCGGGACCGGGCCCGGTGGGCGACGTGGTGCTCGACCTCGCGCCGCTCGGGCCCGGCGTGCTCGCGGGCTTCACGTCGCGCGCCGGCGGGCGCTCGACGGGGCCGTGGCACGGGCTGAACCTCGGAACCCTCGTGGGTGACGACCCCGACGCGGTGGCGGCGAACCGCGCTGCGCTCGAGCGCCGAGTCGGTGCTCGCCTGGTCTTCGCGACCCAGGTGCACGGGGCCGACGTCGCCGTCGTGGGACGGCACGACGAGGGTGGCGTCCGCGCCGACGGCCTGGTGACGACCTCGCCCGACGTCGCTCTCGGCGTCTACGTCGCGGACTGCGCGCCCGTCCTGCTCGCGGACCCGGTGGCCGGGGTCGTGGCCGCCGCGCACGCCGGGCGCCCGGGCCTCGTGGCGGGTGTGCTGCAGGCGACCGTCGCGCAGATGGTGCGCGCCGGTGCCGACCCGGTGCGGGTCGTCGCTGCCGTCGGACCGTGCATCGCCGGGTCGTCCTACGAGGTCCCTGAGGCCATGCGGGACGACGTCGCGGCGGCCGTCCCGGAGGCGGCGTCGTGCACGTCGGCGGGGACGCCCGGGGTCGATCTGGCCCGCGGCGTGGCCGCCGTCCTGCGACGGTGCGGGATCGACGTCGTGCACACCGACGGCCGGGACACGTACGCGGATCCGGCGCTCTACTCCCACCGCCGAGCCGTGCACGACGGCACGGGCGTGACCGGCCGGTTCGCCGGCGTCGTGCGTCTCCTCGACGCCCCTCGTCCACCGCGGGGGTGA
- the ftsW gene encoding putative lipid II flippase FtsW gives MTAAAAGAPQPREASLLGTWNSAVTSYYLLLGTTFLLVAIGLVMVLSSSSVESLAAGDSAYAVFLNQARFALIGLPLLLVASRLPVRVVRAAAWPALLAAIGFQMLVFTPLGRGEGGNRNWVALPGFMAQPSELLKVALAVWIGAVLTRKLSLLHEWKHALVPVVPVAGAAIGVVLLGRDLGTALVMCLLVAGAMFVAGVPVRVMGLAGAIAAGGVALLVIGSDNRINRITALLSSECDVSNECYQSLRARYGLATGGVSGVGLGQSAEKWSYLPAAHNDFIYAILGEELGLVGTLLVLGLFALLALGMVRIILRHPDPFVKITTGAVFAWIIGQAAVNIAVVIGLAPVIGVPLPLVSAGGSALIMTMAALGLLLAFARSEPGAAEALAARASVVRRSLAVIGRVRG, from the coding sequence GTGACCGCGGCCGCGGCCGGCGCGCCGCAGCCCCGCGAGGCCTCGCTGCTCGGGACGTGGAACTCCGCGGTGACGAGCTACTACCTGCTCCTCGGGACGACGTTCCTGCTCGTGGCCATCGGGTTGGTCATGGTGCTGTCCAGCTCGAGCGTCGAGTCGCTCGCGGCGGGGGACTCCGCGTACGCGGTCTTCCTCAACCAGGCGCGCTTCGCGCTCATCGGCCTCCCGCTGCTGCTCGTGGCCTCGCGGCTGCCGGTCCGGGTGGTCCGGGCCGCGGCCTGGCCCGCGCTGCTCGCGGCGATCGGGTTCCAGATGCTCGTGTTCACGCCGCTCGGCCGCGGCGAGGGCGGCAACCGCAACTGGGTCGCCCTGCCCGGGTTCATGGCCCAGCCGTCCGAGCTCCTCAAGGTGGCCCTCGCGGTGTGGATCGGAGCCGTCCTGACGCGCAAGCTGTCGCTGCTGCACGAGTGGAAGCACGCGTTGGTTCCGGTGGTCCCGGTCGCCGGTGCGGCGATCGGCGTCGTCCTCCTCGGCCGCGACCTGGGGACCGCCCTCGTCATGTGCCTCCTCGTCGCGGGCGCGATGTTCGTCGCGGGCGTCCCGGTGCGGGTCATGGGCCTCGCCGGGGCGATCGCGGCCGGCGGGGTCGCGCTCCTCGTGATCGGCAGCGACAACCGGATCAACCGCATCACGGCGCTGCTGTCGTCCGAGTGCGACGTCTCCAACGAGTGCTACCAGAGCCTGCGCGCCAGGTACGGCCTCGCGACGGGCGGCGTGAGCGGCGTCGGCCTCGGTCAGAGCGCCGAGAAGTGGTCGTACCTGCCGGCCGCGCACAACGACTTCATCTACGCGATCCTCGGAGAGGAGCTCGGCCTGGTGGGCACCTTGCTCGTGCTCGGTCTGTTCGCGCTGCTGGCGCTGGGAATGGTGCGGATCATCCTGCGGCACCCCGACCCGTTCGTGAAGATCACGACGGGCGCCGTCTTCGCGTGGATCATCGGGCAGGCGGCGGTCAACATCGCCGTCGTCATCGGCCTGGCCCCGGTGATCGGCGTGCCGCTGCCGCTGGTCTCGGCGGGTGGCTCGGCGCTGATCATGACGATGGCGGCGCTCGGGCTGCTCCTGGCTTTCGCACGCTCCGAGCCCGGCGCCGCCGAGGCGCTCGCCGCGCGCGCCTCGGTGGTGCGGCGCTCGCTCGCGGTGATCGGACGGGTCCGTGGCTGA
- a CDS encoding cell division protein SepF, with protein sequence MAGALRKTMLYLGLADDRSDHEEYLEEYEEAEVAVPEDTYEAQVMPLHRTPRVQAAPAPRETGDLRRITTIHPRSYNDARKIGEAFREGTPVIMNLTDMDDADAKRLVDFSAGLIFGLHGAIERVTSKVFLLSPAHVELAGDAAAAPDPAARSGFYNQS encoded by the coding sequence ATGGCCGGAGCGCTGCGCAAGACGATGCTGTACCTCGGCCTGGCCGACGACCGGTCCGACCACGAGGAGTACCTCGAGGAGTACGAGGAGGCGGAGGTCGCCGTGCCGGAGGACACCTACGAGGCGCAGGTGATGCCCCTGCACCGCACGCCGCGCGTGCAGGCCGCACCCGCCCCCCGCGAGACGGGGGACCTGCGACGCATCACGACGATCCACCCGCGGTCGTACAACGACGCCCGCAAGATCGGCGAGGCGTTCCGCGAGGGGACGCCCGTCATCATGAACCTCACGGACATGGACGACGCGGACGCCAAGCGTCTCGTCGACTTCTCGGCCGGCCTGATCTTCGGGCTGCACGGTGCGATCGAGAGGGTGACCAGCAAGGTCTTCCTGCTGTCGCCCGCGCACGTCGAGCTCGCGGGTGACGCGGCGGCGGCACCGGACCCGGCGGCGCGCTCCGGCTTCTACAACCAGAGCTGA
- the murC gene encoding UDP-N-acetylmuramate--L-alanine ligase, giving the protein MADATSVLLAGGGTAGHVNPLLAVADELRRRHPRGRFAVLGTAEGLEARLVPEHGYDLAVVPRVPLPRRPTADWARLPGRLRAAVQAADDAIDAIDAQVVVGFGGYVATPAYLAARRRGLPVVVHEQNARPGLANRLGARWAAAVAVTFPGTALPGAQVTGLPLRTAVQDLVSARTADPGGTRRAGAEALGLDPARPTLLVTGGSLGAVSVNRAVAGAAGALLATGAQVLHLTGRGKADEVRAALVGVPGAERYHVLEYLTAMEQALAVADVVVGRAGAGTVCELAALGIPAVYVPLPIGNGEQRLNAAGVVGAGGGVLVDDRDLTSDWVRAHVPVLLGTGDAAEVRERMGAAAARVGVRDGAARVAALVEAQLPAHVRASSPPSVPVPAHTPAVPDPGERGPVTLADLGRVHLVGVGGAGMSAIAPLLAARGLSVSGSDAHDGPALAGLRAAGVEVHVGHAAAHVEDVDSLVVSSAVRSTNPEVVRARERGVPVLHRSEALAALMADRDAVAVAGAHGKTTTSGMLAAALVHAGADPSFAIGGVVRATAGTLGGARHGDGPFVAEADESDGSFLAYEPLVAVVTNVEPDHLDHYGTRERFEAAFERFADRVRDGGLLVACADDPGAARLVAAVRHRLTERGVALRTYGTSADADVRVGESRSTPDGRWRVVLSPRDEEPVTLHLQVAGAHNALDAAAAWCALRRLGVGSAEAAAGLDDFVGTGRRFEDRGTAAGVRVVDDYAHHPTEVAALLRAARQVAGDGRVLVLFQPHLFSRTRTFAREFGEAFDLADAVVVTDVYAAREDPDPSVTGALVVDRVPTPGKAQFVPDRLDAARAVAALARPRDLLLTVGAGDVTELGPVVLAELEAATGGAAPDPATAGTPAPTDPSGGARP; this is encoded by the coding sequence GTGGCTGACGCGACCTCGGTGCTCCTGGCAGGCGGCGGGACGGCCGGGCACGTCAACCCGCTGCTCGCCGTCGCCGACGAGCTGCGCCGCCGGCACCCCCGCGGCCGGTTCGCGGTGCTGGGGACCGCCGAGGGGCTCGAGGCCCGCCTGGTGCCCGAGCACGGCTACGACCTCGCGGTGGTGCCGCGCGTGCCGCTGCCGCGACGTCCCACCGCGGACTGGGCGCGGCTCCCGGGGCGGCTGCGCGCGGCGGTGCAGGCGGCCGACGACGCGATCGACGCGATCGACGCGCAGGTCGTGGTCGGGTTCGGCGGCTATGTCGCGACACCCGCGTACCTGGCAGCGCGCCGCCGCGGCCTGCCCGTCGTGGTGCACGAGCAGAACGCCCGACCGGGGCTGGCCAACCGCCTGGGCGCCCGGTGGGCGGCGGCGGTGGCGGTGACGTTCCCGGGCACCGCGCTGCCCGGCGCCCAGGTGACGGGTCTGCCGCTGCGGACCGCCGTGCAGGACCTGGTGAGCGCGCGCACGGCCGACCCCGGGGGCACACGTCGCGCGGGCGCGGAGGCGCTCGGCCTCGACCCGGCGCGGCCCACGCTGCTCGTCACGGGCGGTTCCCTGGGTGCCGTGAGCGTCAACCGTGCCGTCGCGGGCGCGGCCGGCGCACTGCTCGCGACGGGTGCGCAGGTGCTGCACCTCACGGGCCGCGGCAAGGCCGACGAGGTCCGTGCGGCGCTCGTCGGGGTGCCTGGTGCCGAGCGCTACCACGTCCTGGAGTACCTGACGGCGATGGAGCAGGCGCTCGCGGTCGCGGACGTCGTCGTGGGCCGGGCGGGGGCCGGCACGGTGTGCGAGCTGGCCGCGCTCGGCATCCCCGCGGTGTACGTGCCGCTGCCCATCGGCAACGGGGAGCAGCGCCTCAACGCGGCCGGCGTCGTCGGCGCGGGCGGTGGTGTCCTGGTCGACGACCGGGACCTCACGTCCGACTGGGTCCGCGCCCACGTCCCGGTGCTGCTGGGCACGGGCGACGCCGCGGAGGTGCGCGAGCGCATGGGCGCCGCCGCCGCCCGGGTCGGGGTGCGCGACGGCGCGGCGCGGGTCGCCGCGCTCGTCGAGGCGCAGCTCCCGGCGCACGTGCGGGCCTCCTCGCCACCGTCGGTGCCCGTCCCGGCGCACACGCCCGCCGTGCCGGACCCCGGTGAGCGCGGCCCCGTCACGCTGGCCGACCTGGGGCGCGTGCACCTCGTGGGCGTCGGCGGCGCGGGCATGTCCGCGATCGCGCCGTTGCTCGCGGCGCGCGGCCTGAGCGTCAGCGGATCGGACGCCCACGACGGCCCGGCCCTGGCCGGGCTGCGGGCCGCCGGCGTCGAGGTGCACGTGGGCCACGCGGCCGCGCACGTCGAGGACGTCGACTCGCTCGTCGTCTCGTCGGCGGTGCGGTCCACGAACCCCGAGGTCGTCCGTGCGCGGGAGCGTGGCGTGCCCGTGCTCCACCGCTCGGAGGCGCTCGCCGCGCTCATGGCCGACCGGGACGCGGTCGCGGTCGCCGGGGCCCACGGCAAGACCACGACCTCCGGCATGCTGGCCGCCGCGCTCGTGCACGCGGGCGCCGACCCGTCGTTCGCGATCGGCGGCGTCGTGCGGGCCACGGCGGGCACCCTCGGGGGTGCGCGTCACGGCGACGGCCCGTTCGTGGCCGAGGCCGACGAGTCGGACGGTTCGTTCCTCGCGTACGAGCCGCTGGTCGCCGTCGTCACCAACGTCGAGCCGGACCACCTCGACCACTACGGGACGCGCGAGCGCTTCGAGGCCGCGTTCGAGCGCTTCGCCGACCGGGTGCGGGACGGCGGTCTGCTCGTGGCCTGCGCCGACGACCCGGGCGCCGCCCGGCTCGTCGCGGCCGTGCGGCACCGGCTCACCGAGCGCGGCGTGGCGCTCCGCACCTACGGCACGTCGGCGGACGCCGACGTGCGCGTGGGGGAGAGCAGGTCCACCCCCGACGGGCGGTGGCGGGTCGTCCTGTCGCCGCGCGACGAGGAGCCCGTCACGCTCCACCTGCAGGTCGCCGGCGCGCACAACGCGCTCGACGCGGCCGCCGCGTGGTGCGCGCTGCGGCGTCTCGGCGTGGGCTCCGCGGAGGCGGCGGCAGGGCTCGACGACTTCGTCGGCACGGGTCGCCGGTTCGAGGACCGGGGGACGGCCGCCGGCGTGCGCGTCGTCGACGACTACGCGCACCACCCCACCGAGGTCGCCGCGCTGCTGCGCGCCGCGCGGCAGGTGGCAGGCGACGGTCGCGTGCTGGTGCTCTTCCAGCCGCACCTGTTCTCGCGGACCCGCACGTTCGCCCGCGAGTTCGGCGAGGCGTTCGACCTCGCCGACGCCGTCGTGGTCACGGACGTGTACGCCGCGCGCGAGGACCCGGACCCGTCGGTCACCGGTGCGCTCGTGGTGGACCGCGTCCCGACGCCCGGCAAGGCGCAGTTCGTGCCCGACCGGCTCGACGCCGCCCGTGCGGTCGCCGCCCTCGCGCGCCCGCGCGACCTGCTGCTGACCGTGGGCGCCGGCGACGTCACCGAGCTCGGACCCGTGGTCCTCGCGGAGCTCGAGGCGGCCACGGGCGGCGCGGCGCCGGACCCGGCCACGGCCGGTACCCCCGCTCCGACGGACCCGTCGGGTGGGGCGCGGCCGTGA
- the mraY gene encoding phospho-N-acetylmuramoyl-pentapeptide-transferase, with protein MRAVLISGGVAMLVALLGTPLFIRFLIRRQYGQFIRQDGPTAHFTKRGTPTMGGVVIIGATLIGWAAGQVLTGTRPSASALLALFLMTGLGVVGFLDDFIKISRQRSLGLSPIGKIVGQGAVGITFSVLALQFPNEQFRTPASTRISFIRDTNLDLAFAGVTVGLVLFVIWANFLITAWSNAVNLTDGLDGLATGVSLIVFGAYVLVGVWQFNQTCQSLLSAGPRCYETRDPLDLAVVAAAVTGALFGFLWWNASPARIFMGDTGSLALGGALAALTILTRTEVLGAIIGGLFVVIVLSDVIQIGFFKMTGKRVFKMAPLHHHFELSGWGEVTIVIRFWIIAGLFVALGVGIFYAEWVAQ; from the coding sequence ATGAGGGCCGTCCTCATCTCCGGCGGTGTCGCGATGCTCGTCGCACTGCTCGGCACGCCGCTGTTCATCCGCTTCCTGATCCGGCGGCAGTACGGGCAGTTCATCCGCCAGGACGGTCCGACCGCCCACTTCACGAAGCGCGGCACGCCCACGATGGGCGGCGTCGTCATCATCGGGGCGACGCTCATCGGATGGGCCGCGGGCCAGGTCCTGACGGGGACGCGACCGAGCGCGTCCGCGCTCCTCGCGCTGTTCCTCATGACCGGGCTCGGCGTCGTCGGGTTCCTCGACGACTTCATCAAGATCTCGCGGCAGCGCTCCCTCGGACTCAGCCCGATCGGCAAGATCGTCGGCCAGGGTGCCGTCGGCATCACGTTCTCCGTGCTCGCGCTGCAGTTCCCGAACGAGCAGTTCCGCACGCCGGCCTCGACGCGCATCTCGTTCATCCGGGACACGAACCTCGACCTGGCGTTCGCGGGCGTCACGGTGGGCCTCGTGCTCTTCGTGATCTGGGCGAACTTCCTCATCACCGCGTGGTCGAACGCCGTCAACCTCACCGACGGCCTCGACGGGCTCGCGACGGGCGTCTCGCTCATCGTGTTCGGCGCGTACGTACTCGTCGGCGTGTGGCAGTTCAACCAGACGTGCCAGTCGCTGCTGTCCGCCGGTCCGCGGTGCTACGAGACGCGTGACCCGCTCGACCTCGCGGTCGTCGCCGCCGCGGTGACCGGCGCACTGTTCGGGTTCCTGTGGTGGAACGCGAGCCCCGCGCGGATCTTCATGGGCGACACCGGGTCGCTCGCGCTCGGCGGCGCGCTCGCGGCGCTGACGATCCTCACCCGCACCGAGGTGCTCGGCGCGATCATCGGCGGGCTGTTCGTCGTCATCGTGCTCTCGGACGTCATCCAGATCGGCTTCTTCAAGATGACCGGCAAGCGCGTCTTCAAGATGGCACCGCTGCACCACCACTTCGAGCTGTCGGGGTGGGGCGAGGTGACCATCGTCATCCGGTTCTGGATCATCGCCGGCCTCTTCGTCGCGCTCGGGGTCGGCATCTTCTACGCGGAGTGGGTGGCGCAGTAG
- the murD gene encoding UDP-N-acetylmuramoyl-L-alanine--D-glutamate ligase, whose protein sequence is MDARFDGRTVLVTGLGVSGRAAAQVLRDRGARVVTFDERATDADVADVASLVADDLGGADLVVTSPGMAPAHPVLAAARERDVPVWSEVELAWQVRVPRDGGAGEPAPWLAVTGTNGKTTTVGMLESILRAAGRRTLAVGNVGTPVVLAAVDPALDVLAVELSSFQLHHTVSMSAQAAAVLNVAPDHLDWHGSLAAYAADKGRIYERAQVACVYDASDTTTEDLVRQADVVDGCVAVGFTLGTPGVGQVGLVDDVLVDRGFARLRHTHAAELGTLADLAQLAGPAGVVPPHVVRNALAAAALALAHGVDPVHVRDGLRDFAPGAHRIATVGHVEGVAYVDDSKATNAHAASASLAAFEPASVVWVAGGLAKGAEFDELVAARRDRLRGVVLIGVDRAPLRAALARHAPDVPVIEVDAGDTEPVMTRAVDAARRLAAGAPAGMPVTVLLAPACASMDQFTSYAARGDAFAAAVGALGGADAGRERPPDGRA, encoded by the coding sequence GTGGACGCACGGTTCGACGGTCGCACCGTCCTGGTCACCGGGCTCGGCGTCTCGGGTCGCGCGGCTGCGCAGGTCCTGCGGGACCGCGGCGCGCGCGTCGTGACGTTCGACGAGCGCGCGACGGACGCCGACGTCGCCGACGTCGCGTCGCTCGTCGCCGACGACCTGGGCGGTGCCGACCTCGTCGTCACGTCCCCCGGCATGGCGCCCGCGCACCCCGTGCTCGCCGCCGCGCGCGAGCGGGACGTCCCCGTGTGGAGCGAGGTCGAGCTCGCGTGGCAGGTGCGCGTGCCGCGGGACGGCGGTGCAGGCGAGCCGGCGCCGTGGCTCGCCGTGACGGGCACCAACGGCAAGACGACGACCGTCGGGATGCTCGAGTCGATCCTGCGAGCCGCCGGCCGGCGCACGCTCGCGGTCGGCAACGTCGGGACGCCGGTCGTGCTCGCAGCGGTCGACCCGGCGCTCGACGTGCTCGCGGTCGAGCTCTCGAGCTTCCAGCTCCACCACACCGTCTCGATGTCCGCGCAGGCCGCCGCCGTGCTCAACGTCGCCCCCGACCACCTCGACTGGCACGGGTCGCTCGCCGCGTACGCCGCCGACAAGGGCCGGATCTACGAGCGCGCCCAGGTCGCGTGCGTCTACGACGCGTCGGACACCACCACCGAGGACCTCGTGCGGCAGGCCGACGTCGTCGACGGCTGCGTGGCCGTCGGCTTCACGCTCGGCACGCCCGGCGTCGGCCAGGTCGGGCTCGTCGACGACGTGCTCGTCGACCGCGGGTTCGCGCGGCTGCGGCACACGCACGCCGCCGAGCTCGGGACGCTCGCCGACCTCGCGCAGCTCGCGGGGCCGGCGGGCGTCGTCCCCCCGCACGTGGTGCGCAACGCGCTCGCCGCCGCCGCGCTCGCGCTCGCGCACGGCGTCGACCCGGTCCACGTGCGCGACGGGTTGCGCGACTTCGCGCCGGGAGCCCACCGCATCGCGACGGTCGGCCACGTCGAGGGAGTCGCGTACGTCGACGACTCCAAGGCGACCAACGCGCACGCCGCGTCGGCGTCGCTCGCGGCGTTCGAGCCGGCCTCGGTCGTGTGGGTGGCCGGGGGGCTGGCCAAGGGTGCCGAGTTCGACGAGCTCGTCGCGGCGCGGCGCGACCGGCTGCGCGGGGTCGTGCTCATCGGCGTCGACCGCGCGCCGCTGCGCGCCGCCCTCGCCCGACACGCGCCGGACGTCCCCGTGATCGAGGTCGACGCCGGTGACACTGAGCCGGTGATGACCCGCGCGGTGGACGCTGCGCGCCGGCTCGCCGCCGGCGCGCCCGCCGGCATGCCGGTCACGGTCCTGCTCGCGCCCGCGTGCGCGTCGATGGACCAGTTCACGTCCTACGCCGCGCGCGGTGACGCGTTCGCCGCGGCCGTGGGTGCCCTGGGTGGTGCCGACGCCGGTCGGGAGCGGCCACCGGACGGTCGCGCGTGA
- a CDS encoding cell division protein FtsQ/DivIB, whose product MSTGAVPVAAPAPATGPTRTVTTYTTRRFSGPVRPAVVSTTSRERFEERARARRNLARRQVLGTGGAVAGAGALGWVLLFSPLLALDPQQVEVTGAGTVVAVDQVLAVVTERAGTPLPRLDAVGLRDRVLEVPGVREARVVRDWPRGLAVQLVSREPVAAVPQDAPGAGLVLLDEQGVQVGLADAAPAGLPVVDVPVGDRRTLGAVLGVLEQLPPDVLAQVESVAARTQDTVTMQLRDGGPRIDWGSADETPLKIAVLARLRAAAPEASVLDVSAPRMPITR is encoded by the coding sequence GTGTCGACGGGCGCCGTGCCGGTGGCGGCGCCCGCCCCCGCCACGGGCCCCACGCGCACGGTCACGACGTACACGACGCGGCGGTTCTCGGGGCCGGTGCGTCCCGCTGTCGTCTCCACCACGTCGCGCGAGCGCTTCGAGGAGCGTGCGCGCGCCCGCCGCAACCTCGCGCGCCGTCAGGTCCTGGGCACCGGGGGTGCCGTGGCCGGTGCCGGCGCGTTGGGCTGGGTGCTGCTGTTCTCGCCGCTGCTCGCGCTCGACCCGCAGCAGGTCGAGGTCACCGGTGCGGGCACGGTCGTCGCCGTCGACCAGGTGCTGGCGGTCGTCACCGAGCGGGCCGGCACGCCGCTGCCGCGGCTCGACGCGGTGGGCCTGCGTGACCGGGTGCTCGAGGTGCCCGGAGTGCGGGAGGCGCGCGTGGTGCGCGACTGGCCGCGGGGGCTCGCGGTGCAGCTCGTGTCGCGCGAGCCGGTCGCGGCCGTGCCGCAGGACGCCCCGGGGGCGGGTCTCGTCCTGCTCGACGAGCAGGGTGTGCAGGTCGGTCTCGCCGACGCGGCGCCGGCGGGTCTGCCGGTGGTCGACGTCCCGGTGGGCGACCGGCGCACCCTCGGTGCGGTCCTGGGGGTGCTCGAGCAGCTGCCGCCCGACGTGCTGGCGCAGGTCGAGTCGGTGGCCGCGCGCACGCAGGACACGGTGACGATGCAGCTGCGCGACGGCGGGCCGCGCATCGACTGGGGGAGCGCGGACGAGACGCCGCTGAAGATCGCGGTGCTGGCGCGGCTGCGAGCGGCGGCGCCGGAGGCGTCCGTGCTCGACGTCTCGGCCCCGCGCATGCCGATCACCCGGTGA